A DNA window from Bos javanicus breed banteng chromosome 10, ARS-OSU_banteng_1.0, whole genome shotgun sequence contains the following coding sequences:
- the LOC133255188 gene encoding olfactory receptor 11G2-like, whose amino-acid sequence MNVSSRETTHSVTHFILLGFPSSPEMQLLYFGLFSAAYILTLMGNTAIVCAVRWDQRLHTPMYIFLGNFSFLEICYVTTTVPNMLADFLSSSKSISFMSCFAQFYFFFSFGCDEGFYLCIMAFDRYLAICCPLHYPRIMTKELYTGLVIFGWSGGFILFVTPVVLISRLPFCNPNIIDHFICDPVPLMMLSCSEDNTTQLIYSTFNVIFMIGTFLFILCSYALVILAVLRMPSAASKRKAFSTCASHLAVVILFFGSVMVMYVSPGSGHPVKMQKFITLFYSVITPLCNPLIYSLRNKKMKAALMKVLGLDNMLIKYK is encoded by the coding sequence ATGAATGTGTCCAGCAGAGAAACCACCCACTCTGTTACCCACTTTATCCTCCTGGGCTTTCCCTCAAGCCCAGAAATGCAGCTCCTCTACTTCGGACTCTTCTCAGCCGCCTATATCCTGACCCTGATGGGGAACACAGCCATTGTCTGTGCTGTGCGGTGGGATCAGCGCCTTCACACCCCCATGTACATCTTCTTGGGGAATTTCTCTTTCCTGGAAATATGTTATGTCACCACAACCGTCCCTAATATGTTGGCCGACTTCCTGTCCTCAAGCAAGTCCATCTCCTTCATGAGTTGTTTTGCACAGTTCTACTTCTTCTTCTCTTTCGGGTGTGATGAGGGCTTCTACCTTTGCATCATGGCCTTTGACAGGTATCTTGCCATCTGCTGTCCTTTGCATTACCCACGCATCATGACTAAAGAGCTCTACACTGGCCTTGTGATCTTTGGGTGGTCTGGTGGGTTCATTCTCTTCGTAACCCCAGTTGTTCTCATTTCACGGTTGCCCTTTTGCAACCCAAATATCATCGACCATTTTATATGTGATCCTGTCCCATTGATGATGCTGTCTTGTTCTGAAGACAACACCACACAACTCATTTACTCTActtttaatgttattttcatGATCGGTACGTTTCTCTTCATCCTTTGCTCCTATGCACTGGTGATTCTGGCTGTGTTAAGGATGCCCTCAGCAGCCAGCAAACGCAAGGCTTTCTCCACTTGTGCTTCTCATCTGGctgtggtaattctgttttttggCTCTGTTATGGTGATGTATGTTAGTCCTGGATCAGGACACCCAGTGAAAATGCAAAAATTCATTACCTTATTTTATTCTGTGATAACACCTTTATGCAATCCTCTAATATATAGCCTCAGGAACAAGAAGATGAAGGCTGCCCTAATGAAAGTCTTGGGACTGGACAACAtgttaataaaatacaaatga